Below is a genomic region from Dehalococcoidia bacterium.
CCGCCGATGTTTATCCCAGCGCCGTAAGCAGCGTTCTGCGCCGGTAAACCCAACTCCTGTTGAAGCCGCACTCCCGTCTCCGGGGCAGCACAGACAATCGCCCCCGTCTTCTTGGCGATGTCCACAGCGTTCCCTACGTGATCGGCATGATCATGGCTCACCAACACCAGGTCAGCCGCTTTGATATCTGCCACCTTGATCGGGCACAGCGGATTGCCTTCGAAAAAAGGGTCGGTGATGATCACCTTGCCCTGAGGTGAGGTGATCATGAATGCGGCATGGCTTAACCATTTCACTTTGACTGCCAATTTAGTTCCTCCTCTAATTGCTATCAAATACCGAACTCAGAGTCCAGCCTCAGCCCTAAGGATAGCAGCCTTGTCCGTCTTTTCCCACGGAGCATCGATATCCGTTCGTCCAAAATGTCCGTAAGCCGCCGTCGCTTTGTAAATCGGCCGACGCAAACCCAGGGTTTCGATAATGGCCCCGGGACGGAAATCGAAGTGTTTCTGGATGAGTTGGAGAATAAGCTCCTCTTTCACTTTGGCTGTGCCGAAGGTCTCCGGCGAGATGGATAGGGGATGAGCCACCCCGATGCAGTAGGCGACCTGAAGTTCAAGTCTGTCAGCCAGGCCAGCCGCCACCACGTTTTTGGCCACATATCGGGCCATATACGATCCGGAACGATCCACCTTTGTAGGGTCCTTGCCGGAGAAACATCCGCCTCCGTGTCTGCCAATTCCACCGTAGGTATCCACGATGATCTTACGTCCGGTGAGCCCGCAATCGCCCATCGGTCCGCCGACAACAAACCTTCCCGTGGCATTGATATAATACTTCGTCTCATCGTCCAGAAATCGAGCCGGAACGATTGGCTTTATAACTTTATCGATGATATCTTTCCTCAGGACATCCAGAGCAATTACGCTGTCATGCTGAGCTGCAATAACGATAGATGGCACCTTCCTGGGTACGCCGTATTCATACTCCACCGTAACTTGAGACTTACCATCCGGCCTGAGATACGGCAGGGTCTTATCCTTGCGAACTTTGGCCAGTTGCTTGGTGAGCTTGTGCGCCAGAGAAATCGGCAGGGGCATGAGTTCAGGTGTCTCGTTGCACGCATAACCTACCATCATTCCCTGATCGCCCGCTCCCAGCGTATCCTTTTCATTGCACCCTTCGTGCTCCTTGACCTCGAAGGATTGGTCAACGCCCAGGGCGATATCGGGAGACTGTTCCTTGACAGAGACCATTACGCCGCAGGTTTCATAATCGAAACCATACTTCGCACGGGTATAGCCTACCTCCCGGACGGTCTGACGGACGACCTTGGGAATATCCACATAACAGCTGGTGGTGATTTCTCCCATCACCACCACAATGCCGGTATTTGCCATCACTTCACAGGCAACTCTAGCCATCGGGTCTTGAGCCAAAATGGCATCGAGAATGGCATCGGAAATCTTATCGCAGAGCTTATCCGGATGACCTTCGGTAACCGATTCAGAGGTCATCAGGGCCGACTTGGAATTCATAAACGTCAGGCTCAACTTTCATCGCCTCCTTAACTCAAGTTCCAAAAGGAATGATACAAGTGTGGGGAGAGTCCCCAACACTTCACTTAACTTACCGCAAGTGT
It encodes:
- the metK gene encoding methionine adenosyltransferase, whose amino-acid sequence is MNSKSALMTSESVTEGHPDKLCDKISDAILDAILAQDPMARVACEVMANTGIVVVMGEITTSCYVDIPKVVRQTVREVGYTRAKYGFDYETCGVMVSVKEQSPDIALGVDQSFEVKEHEGCNEKDTLGAGDQGMMVGYACNETPELMPLPISLAHKLTKQLAKVRKDKTLPYLRPDGKSQVTVEYEYGVPRKVPSIVIAAQHDSVIALDVLRKDIIDKVIKPIVPARFLDDETKYYINATGRFVVGGPMGDCGLTGRKIIVDTYGGIGRHGGGCFSGKDPTKVDRSGSYMARYVAKNVVAAGLADRLELQVAYCIGVAHPLSISPETFGTAKVKEELILQLIQKHFDFRPGAIIETLGLRRPIYKATAAYGHFGRTDIDAPWEKTDKAAILRAEAGL